Proteins encoded by one window of Halictus rubicundus isolate RS-2024b chromosome 18, iyHalRubi1_principal, whole genome shotgun sequence:
- the LOC143362884 gene encoding trypsin-1-like, which yields MESTHNRKGKFLFDELFGIDIAVSGDSEDETIRNCTCECGLSNQENRIVGGKPTTPNKYPWVARLVYEGRFHCGASLVNNDYVITAAHCVRRLKRSKIRVVLGDYDQYVNTDGRAIMRAVSAVIRHRNFDMNSYNHDVALLRLRKSVKFTKNIRPVCLPKTGTDPAGKEGTVVGWGRTSEGGMLAGVVQEVQVPILSLLQCRMMKYRANRITDNMICAGRGSQDSCQGDSGGPLLVQEGDRLEIVGIVSWGIGCGRAGYPGVYTRVPKYLNWINANMKEGCICGT from the exons ATGGAGTCGACACACAATCGAAAGGGCAAGTTCCTGTTCGACGAATTGTTCGGTATCGACATCGCTGTCAGTGGAGACAGCGAGGATGAAACGATTCGAAATTGCACGTGCG AATGCGGTCTGTCCAATCAAGAGAATCGTATCGTCGGCGGGAAACCCACGACACCGAACAAATATCCCTGGGTGGCGCGGCTAGTGTACGAGGGTCGCTTTCATTGCGGGGCCAGTCTCGTTAACAATGATTACGTTATTACTGCGGCTCACTGTGTACGTAG ATTGAAACGTTCGAAAATCCGCGTGGTTCTCGGAGATTACGATCAGTACGTGAACACGGACGGACGAGCTATAATGAGAGCAGTGAGCGCCGTGATTCGTCACAGGAACTTCGACATGAATTCGTACAATCACGACGTCGCACTGCTGAGACTCCGGAAATCGGTGAAATTCACGAAAAACATTAGGCCGGTCTGTTTACCAAAAACAG GCACCGATCCTGCTGGAAAAGAAGGAACCGTGGTCGGTTGGGGTCGTACATCGGAAGGGGGAATGTTAGCGGGAGTAGTTCAGGAAGTGCAAGTACCGATATTAAGTTTATTGCAATGCCGTATGATGAAGTATCGAGCCAATCGAATTACAGATAACATGATTTGCGCCGGTCGCGGTAGTCAGGATTCTTGTCAAGGCGACAGTGGTGGGCCTCTTCTTGTACAGGAAGGCGACAGACTCGAGATTGTTG GAATAGTTTCTTGGGGCATCGGATGCGGCAGAGCAGGATATCCTGGCGTATATACCAGGGTTCCCAAGTACCTAAATTGGATCAACGCGAACATGAAAGAAGGCTGTATATGTGGCACCTGA
- the LOC143362836 gene encoding trypsin-2-like, with the protein MLQKFFFILLGICCCSYALPPAITQIHKRLLRASNAQVHYNITNAETELDFSSPSSKRPNVCSDCVCGVGRKIRIVGGDVTSVYEYPWIVSMSNRGSFYCAGSLITRRHVLTAAHCMEGFNVKSIKLVLADSSRPKLDKNAIVRRVKSVSIHENFHSYTFNNDIAIIEMDRPVDVNGIVRTACLPEDKAIDYTGATATVVGWGRTGEDKAVSNELRKVSLPILSQEECDQAGYQKERITENMFCAGYLEGERDACFGDSGGPLHVKGTYGHLEVVGIISWGRGCAKPKFPGIYTKLTNYLGWLTDHLDGECVCPPPRH; encoded by the exons ATGCTACAAAAATTCTTCTTCATCCTCCTGGGGATATGCTGCTGCAGCTACGCGTTGCCCCCAGCG ATAACGCAGATCCATAAGAGACTCCTTCGCGCCTCGAATGCCCAAGTGCACTATAACATTACGAATGCTGAAACGGAACTTGATTTCAGTTCGCCGTCTTCGAAGAGGCCGAATGTCTGCAGCGACTGTG TGTGCGGTGTGGGAAGAAAAATAAGGATCGTCGGTGGAGACGTAACCAGCGTATATGAATATCCGTGGATAGTTAGCATGAGCAACCGCGGTTCATTTTACTGCGCAGGAAGCTTAATCACTCGGAGACATGTGCTCACGGCAGCTCATTGCATGGAGGG ATTCAACGTGAAGAGCATCAAACTGGTTCTGGCGGACAGCAGCCGTCCGAAATTGGACAAAAACGCGATAGTTCGCCGCGTCAAATCGGTGTCCATCCACGAAAACTTTCACTCGTACACGTTCAACAACGACATCGCTATCATCGAAATGGATCGTCCCGTGGATGTGAACGGTATCGTGAGAACCGCGTGTTTACCCGAGGACA AAGCTATCGACTACACAGGAGCAACGGCTACAGTGGTTGGCTGGGGTCGAACCGGAGAGGATAAAGCTGTAAGCAATGAGCTGCGGAAAGTTAGCCTTCCAATTTTATCACAGGAAGAGTGTGATCAGGCAGGATATCAGAAGGAACGAATTACCGAGAACATGTTCTGCGCTGGTTATCTGGAAGGCGAACGTGACGCTTGCTTC GGTGACAGCGGTGGACCCCTTCACGTGAAAGGAACATATGGACATCTTGAAGTAGTAG GTATCATTTCATGGGGTCGAGGTTGCGCAAAACCAAAATTCCCAGGCATCTATACGAAACTGACGAACTACCTTGGATGGCTGACAGATCATTTAGATGGTGAATGCGTCTGTCCACCGCCACGTCACTAA